The following is a genomic window from Cyanobacteriota bacterium.
ACTGTAGGTGGGCGATCGATGGTGCCGATTCTGCGACGGCTCGATCAAACCGTGAGCGAAGTGCTCGCTACAACTAAAACTAGTCAAGTCACCTTGATTGGGCATTCGGCTGGTGGCTGGATTGCCCGCATCTACCTGGGTGAAAAGCCCTATACGATACATGGTGATGTCCAAGCGGATGCCAACCTGTGGGATGCTCGTCATCGCATCCATACCCTGGTTACCCTAGGAACGCCCCACGTGAGCCAAGAACCCTGGACGCGCCGCAACTTAGATTTTGTCAACATCAATTATCCAGGGGCCTTTTACAACGACGTGCGC
Proteins encoded in this region:
- a CDS encoding lipase, whose product is TVGGRSMVPILRRLDQTVSEVLATTKTSQVTLIGHSAGGWIARIYLGEKPYTIHGDVQADANLWDARHRIHTLVTLGTPHVSQEPWTRRNLDFVNINYPGAFYNDVRYVCVAGKAVYGEPRWGSWLAYQSYKITVGDGRVWGDGITPIAAAHLEGAQNLTLEGAKHAPTSGGPWYGSPEFLPVWLPYLP